The following proteins are encoded in a genomic region of Necator americanus strain Aroian chromosome II, whole genome shotgun sequence:
- a CDS encoding hypothetical protein (NECATOR_CHRII.G5778.T1), producing the protein MGHGPLCCCCFSNNVRHLVLLLASLCISVLFANLILFNFTAVLDADLPSELKPVPSLDSLHEYTIWHDRFKRSSNATDTEMLPSLKLPNEHEDEHPILTKTTPTPTTFPATTVLTTKKTEKPRLVFLTNSPTPQNTTTSAATVTSVHLEPPTPPDPRDVVRNEVQRAIDKIEGRVKPSPVEPEKNDKELWEPQLSLENELKRFLLYAAPGLGCLLGLVPAILLTKMCGARVTLSVTLAVSGILTAVVPVLSPFGFSALFPLRLFMGLCFAPCLPVIGAVCANWGCLDEQLLFIAVAFGFVQIAPLLSWPITMLVFSNEVPLVAIFAVHASVTLLLSILFAMFHRDRPQHHPWVNGLELNKIVAGKVQELKTNRAQYGACPTLLRSIAAWSLWIAAFGLFFGIAVITIYMPSILSCQEIFLVDYLGVYSTLPFLLVPLVMLIAGLINRWSCCSSTAHVRVWNTVGAVLTVVFFILLPIIFHLQKSAVSIHFLPFLLAPLGLAVSGFLRSLCLVGRAYTQHIIAYVGASVGVAYVVAPLVVFSYVASNSLAEWTKVFLTAAAIIAISSIVFAIFGRGRASNWAASTWDPLISTKMRNLQPIDFSQDECGLYELRLIDPNKK; encoded by the exons ATGGGCCACGGCCCGCTATGCtgctgttgtttttcaaacaatgtACGGCATCTAGTGCTATTACTTGCATCGTTATGCATATCCGTACTGTTTGCGAATCTTATCCTTTTTAACTTCACCGCTGTTCTGGACGCCGACTTGCCATCGGAACTAAAGCCGGTCCCCTCACTCGATAGCTTGCACGAATATACAATATGGCATG ATCGCTTCAAAAGGTCATCTAACGCTACAGACACGGAAATGTTACCATCCTTGAAGCTTCCAAATGAACATGAGG ATGAACATCCAATCTTGACGAAAACAACTCCAACGCCTACCACTTTTCCTGCCACAACTGTTCTGACAAccaagaaaactgaaaagcCGAGGCTGGTGTTCCTCACAAATTCGCCAACCCCTCAGAACACAACAACATCCGCTGCAACTGTTACGTCGGTGCACTTGGAGCCTCCCACTCCTCCGGATCCCAGGGATGTTGTCAGAAACG aAGTGCAACGAGCTATCGACAAAATTGAAGGCCGGGTGAAACCTTCCCCAGTGGAGCCGGAAAAGAACGACAAAGAGCTTTG GGAGCCGCAACTGTCTCTGGAGAACGAGCTGAAGCGGTTCTTATTGTACGCAGCTCCAGGATTAG GCTGTTTGCTCGGCTTGGTGCCAGCGATTCTCCTCACCAAGATGTGCGGAGCGCGGGTCACGCTATCCGTCACTCTCGCTGTATCCGGTATATTAACTGCAGTTGTTCCAGTTTTGTCTCCATTCG GATTCTCGGCACTGTTCCCCTTAAGACTCTTTATGGGGCTCTGTTTTGCGCCGTGTCTGCCTGTTATAGGTGCAGTTTGTGCAAATTGGGGATGTCTGGACGAGCAGTTGTTGTTTATAGCGGTCGCGTTCGGTTTCGTTCAG ATTGCTCCTCTGCTGTCTTGGCCTATCACAATGTTAGTGTTCTCCAACGAAGTCCCACTTGTTGCGATTTTTGCGGTCCACGCTAGCGTCACTCTTCTGTTGTCTATACT GTTCGCAATGTTCCACCGTGACCGGCCTCAGCATCATCCTTGGGTTAATGGGCTggaattgaataaaatagtGGCTGGAAAAGTGCAG GAACTGAAAACAAATCGGGCCCAATACGGCGCGTGTCCTACTCTGTTGCGATCCATTGCCGCATGGTCATTGTGGATTGCTGCTTTTGGTTTGTTCTTCGGTATCGCTGTGATCACCATCTACATGCCGTCGATCCTTTCCTGCCAAGAGATCTTTCTAGTCGATTACCTTGGTGTTTACTCGACGCTGCCCTTTTTACTAGTG CCGTTAGTTATGCTCATAGCGGGTCTCATCAACCGATGGTCGTGTTGTTCATCAACTGCTCATGTGCGGGTCTGGAACACTGTGGGAGCAGTCCTCACTGTCGTTTTCTTTATCCTTCTTCCTATCATTTTCCATTTGCAGAAGTCTGCGGT ATCGATTCATTTCTTGCCTTTCTTGTTGGCTCCACTAGGACTAGCGGTTAGTGGATTTCTACGAAGTCTTTGCCTTGTTGGAAGAGCATATACTCAACACATCATCGCTTACGTTGGAGCAAGTGTGGGCGTCGCATACGTTGTCGCCCCGCTTGTCGTGTTCTCATATGTTGCTTCCAA CTCATTGGCGGAGTGGACGAAGGTGTTTTTGACTGCGGCAGCGATTATTGCCATCTCTTCCATAGTGTTTGCCATTTTCGGAAGAG GACGAGCATCCAATTGGGCTGCTTCGACGTGGGATCCGCTCATCTCGACGAAGATGAGAAATCTGCAGCCGATCGACTTTAGTCAGGATGAATGTGGCTTGTATGAGCTACGTCTGATTGATCCGAACAAGAAGTAG
- a CDS encoding hypothetical protein (NECATOR_CHRII.G5778.T2) produces MPAITFPEKVKKMGHGPLCCCCFSNNVRHLVLLLASLCISVLFANLILFNFTAVLDADLPSELKPVPSLDSLHEYTIWHDRFKRSSNATDTEMLPSLKLPNEHEDEHPILTKTTPTPTTFPATTVLTTKKTEKPRLVFLTNSPTPQNTTTSAATVTSVHLEPPTPPDPRDVVRNEVQRAIDKIEGRVKPSPVEPEKNDKELWEPQLSLENELKRFLLYAAPGLGCLLGLVPAILLTKMCGARVTLSVTLAVSGILTAVVPVLSPFGFSALFPLRLFMGLCFAPCLPVIGAVCANWGCLDEQLLFIAVAFGFVQIAPLLSWPITMLVFSNEVPLVAIFAVHASVTLLLSILFAMFHRDRPQHHPWVNGLELNKIVAGKVQELKTNRAQYGACPTLLRSIAAWSLWIAAFGLFFGIAVITIYMPSILSCQEIFLVDYLGVYSTLPFLLVPLVMLIAGLINRWSCCSSTAHVRVWNTKSAVSIHFLPFLLAPLGLAVSGFLRSLCLVGRAYTQHIIAYVGASVGVAYVVAPLVVFSYVASNSLAEWTKVFLTAAAIIAISSIVFAIFGRGRASNWAASTWDPLISTKMRNLQPIDFSQDECGLYELRLIDPNKK; encoded by the exons ATGCCGGCGATTACATTTCCGGAGAAAG TGAAGAAG ATGGGCCACGGCCCGCTATGCtgctgttgtttttcaaacaatgtACGGCATCTAGTGCTATTACTTGCATCGTTATGCATATCCGTACTGTTTGCGAATCTTATCCTTTTTAACTTCACCGCTGTTCTGGACGCCGACTTGCCATCGGAACTAAAGCCGGTCCCCTCACTCGATAGCTTGCACGAATATACAATATGGCATG ATCGCTTCAAAAGGTCATCTAACGCTACAGACACGGAAATGTTACCATCCTTGAAGCTTCCAAATGAACATGAGG ATGAACATCCAATCTTGACGAAAACAACTCCAACGCCTACCACTTTTCCTGCCACAACTGTTCTGACAAccaagaaaactgaaaagcCGAGGCTGGTGTTCCTCACAAATTCGCCAACCCCTCAGAACACAACAACATCCGCTGCAACTGTTACGTCGGTGCACTTGGAGCCTCCCACTCCTCCGGATCCCAGGGATGTTGTCAGAAACG aAGTGCAACGAGCTATCGACAAAATTGAAGGCCGGGTGAAACCTTCCCCAGTGGAGCCGGAAAAGAACGACAAAGAGCTTTG GGAGCCGCAACTGTCTCTGGAGAACGAGCTGAAGCGGTTCTTATTGTACGCAGCTCCAGGATTAG GCTGTTTGCTCGGCTTGGTGCCAGCGATTCTCCTCACCAAGATGTGCGGAGCGCGGGTCACGCTATCCGTCACTCTCGCTGTATCCGGTATATTAACTGCAGTTGTTCCAGTTTTGTCTCCATTCG GATTCTCGGCACTGTTCCCCTTAAGACTCTTTATGGGGCTCTGTTTTGCGCCGTGTCTGCCTGTTATAGGTGCAGTTTGTGCAAATTGGGGATGTCTGGACGAGCAGTTGTTGTTTATAGCGGTCGCGTTCGGTTTCGTTCAG ATTGCTCCTCTGCTGTCTTGGCCTATCACAATGTTAGTGTTCTCCAACGAAGTCCCACTTGTTGCGATTTTTGCGGTCCACGCTAGCGTCACTCTTCTGTTGTCTATACT GTTCGCAATGTTCCACCGTGACCGGCCTCAGCATCATCCTTGGGTTAATGGGCTggaattgaataaaatagtGGCTGGAAAAGTGCAG GAACTGAAAACAAATCGGGCCCAATACGGCGCGTGTCCTACTCTGTTGCGATCCATTGCCGCATGGTCATTGTGGATTGCTGCTTTTGGTTTGTTCTTCGGTATCGCTGTGATCACCATCTACATGCCGTCGATCCTTTCCTGCCAAGAGATCTTTCTAGTCGATTACCTTGGTGTTTACTCGACGCTGCCCTTTTTACTAGTG CCGTTAGTTATGCTCATAGCGGGTCTCATCAACCGATGGTCGTGTTGTTCATCAACTGCTCATGTGCGGGTCTGGAACACT AAGTCTGCGGT ATCGATTCATTTCTTGCCTTTCTTGTTGGCTCCACTAGGACTAGCGGTTAGTGGATTTCTACGAAGTCTTTGCCTTGTTGGAAGAGCATATACTCAACACATCATCGCTTACGTTGGAGCAAGTGTGGGCGTCGCATACGTTGTCGCCCCGCTTGTCGTGTTCTCATATGTTGCTTCCAA CTCATTGGCGGAGTGGACGAAGGTGTTTTTGACTGCGGCAGCGATTATTGCCATCTCTTCCATAGTGTTTGCCATTTTCGGAAGAG GACGAGCATCCAATTGGGCTGCTTCGACGTGGGATCCGCTCATCTCGACGAAGATGAGAAATCTGCAGCCGATCGACTTTAGTCAGGATGAATGTGGCTTGTATGAGCTACGTCTGATTGATCCGAACAAGAAGTAG